Genomic window (Terriglobales bacterium):
GCGGCGAGTCGAAGGACCCCTAAAGCGTTGGACAACCAATGCAGTTGCAAAGGCATTTCTACGAGAGCAGCCCAAAGCCTGCGATGCATCGTGAGAATGTCCTAGAGTCGCATCGTGATACGAACGGGGTAGGGGTCCTTCGACTCGGCCGTCATTTGCATTCCTCCCTCGCTCAGGATGACAGCTCTCTGGAGGGTTGCGCGCGTTCAAGCGGAGCGCGCGGAGCGAGATCCTAGACGGCGACGGTGAAAGTGGTTTCGGTGCGGGTGACGGGGCGGTAGAGAGTGTCGCGCTCGATGGGCTCGCGGCCGGCTTCGCGGATCAGGCGGATGAGCTGGTCGCGGCGCAGGCCCTGGGGCGTGGTGGCGCCGGCGTCGTGGTAGATCTTCTCCTCGATGACAGTGCCGTCGATGTCGTCGGCGCCGAAGCGCAGCGTGATCTGCGCGATCTTGGGCGTCACCATCTGCCAGTAGGACTTCACGTGCGGGAAGTTGTCCAGCACCAGGCGGCCGATGGCGATGTTCTTCACGTCGTCCATGCCCGTGGTGGTGGACAGGTGCTTGAGCGCGGTGTGCTCGGGATGGAAGGCCAGCGGGATGTAGGTCTGGAACCCAGAGGTCTCGTCCTGCAGTTGGCGCAGCTTGAGTAGATGGTCCACGCGGTCTTCGTCGTTCTCCACGTGCCCGTAGAGCATGGTGGCGTTCGACCGCAGGCCGATCTGGTGAGCGGTGCGCGCCGTCTCCAGCCACTCGTCGCCCGAGATCTTGTGGTCGCAGATGACGCGGCGCACGCGCTCGATGAAGATCTCCGCGCCGCCGCCGGGGAGCGATTCCACCCCCGCCGCCTTCATTTGCTCCAGGGTCTCGCGGATGGAGAGCTTGGCCCGCCGGGCCAGATACGCCACCTCCACCATGGTGAAGGCCTTCAGATGCACCTGCGGGAAGCGCTGCTTGAGGCCGGAGATGAGGTCGAGAAAGTACTGGAAGGGCAGGTCGGGATGCAGTCCGCCGACGATGTGGAACTCCGTGATGGCTTCCGTGTAGCCGGTGGCGGCGGTTTCAAAGGCTTCCTCGAGCGCCATGGTGTAGGCGCCGGGAGCGTCCTTCTTGCGGCCGAAGGCGCACAGGCGGCAGGCGGCCACGCACACGTTGGTGGGATTGATGTGGCGGTTGACGTTGAAGTAGGCCACGTTGCCGTGCATCCGTTCGCGCACGTGATTGGCCAGCCAGCCCAGGGCGAGGACGTCGTGAGAGCGGAAGAGGGCGAGGGCGTCGGCGGCGTCGAGACGCTGTGCCGCCGTCACCTTTTCGGCGATGGGGTTAAGGCGTGGGTCGTCGCTCTGAAAGGCGTGGGTCTGGAAGGCGTGGGACATGCGCAGCAACGATGATACCGCAGGGTGCGGCCCGGTCAGCACACGGAGGCTGTTCTTAGATTCTAAACGCGGTGAAAGGTTCGAAAGCACCGCCAAATGAAAAGCCGGAGCTCGCGCTCCGGCTTTCCCCCGAGTTCTTCGTGGAGGCTACAGACGTGTGACGTTCGCGGCCTGCAGGCCCTTGGGGCCCTGCTGGACCTCGAATTCCACCGCGTCCCCTTCATTCAGCGTGCGGTAGCCATCGGCCTGGATGGCGGAGAAGTGGACAAACACGTCCCCTCCCGACTCCCGCTGGATGAAGCCGTAACCCTTTGTAGCGTTGAACCACTTCACGGTTCCTTTTTCCTTCATGTGGTGCGCCGGCTCCTTGTGGAAGCGATCTGGGTCCCGGAAAGCGGTCCCAACCCCCGAAAACGAAAATCCCCGGAGGCCTGCCGGCCCTCGGGGACACCCTTCGTCAGGTATCAGAACGGTCCTTCACTTGCCGAAACTCAAGCTGATTTATGGCTGAGGCGGCGGACTCTTGTCAAGTATTTATGGAGACGGCGGCACTACCCCTGGCGCAGGAGCAGGTCGCCGGCCACGAAGGCCAGGAAGACCACCGAGATCACCCCATTCATGGTGAAAAAGGCGGCGTTCAAGCGACTGAGGTCGTTGGGCGCGACCAGGGAGTGCTCGTAGGTGAGGAGCAGAGCGACGACCAAGACCCCGGCGGCGGCCACGATGCCCAGGCCAAAGGCGAAAACCACTGCTCCCAGCAGCGCCAGCATGAGGACGTGCAGGGCGCGAGCGATGGTGAGGGCGCGGGCGATGCCGAAGGCCTTGGGAATGGAGTAGAGGCCGGCGCGCAGGTCGAAGTCGTAGTCCTGGCAAGCATAGAGGATGTCGAAGCCGGCCACCCAGAGGGTGACGGCGGCGGTCAGCAGCAAGATGCGCGGGTCGAGCGAGCCGCGCACGGCGATCCAGGCGGCGGCCGGGGCCATGCCCAGGGCGAATCCCAGCGCCATGTGCGAGCAGCGGGTGAAGCGCTTGGTGTAGGAGTAGAGCAGGAGCACGGCGACTGCCACTGGCGAAAGCATCAGGGCCAGGCGGTTGAGTTGCGAGGCCGCCAGCACCAGCACCGCGCAGGCGAGGACGACGAAGCCAGCGACGAATCCGCGGGAGAGCGTGCCCGCCGGCAGGGCGCGGGAGGCGGTGCGGGGGTTGGCAGCGTCGAAGGCGGCGTCGGCCAGGCGGTTGAAAGCCATGGCCGCGGAGCGCGCCGCCACCATGGCCACGATGATCCACGCCAGGGTGCGCCCGGGAGGCCATCCCCCGCCGGCCAGCATCGCGCCCAAAAGCGCGA
Coding sequences:
- the mqnE gene encoding aminofutalosine synthase MqnE, translated to MSHAFQTHAFQSDDPRLNPIAEKVTAAQRLDAADALALFRSHDVLALGWLANHVRERMHGNVAYFNVNRHINPTNVCVAACRLCAFGRKKDAPGAYTMALEEAFETAATGYTEAITEFHIVGGLHPDLPFQYFLDLISGLKQRFPQVHLKAFTMVEVAYLARRAKLSIRETLEQMKAAGVESLPGGGAEIFIERVRRVICDHKISGDEWLETARTAHQIGLRSNATMLYGHVENDEDRVDHLLKLRQLQDETSGFQTYIPLAFHPEHTALKHLSTTTGMDDVKNIAIGRLVLDNFPHVKSYWQMVTPKIAQITLRFGADDIDGTVIEEKIYHDAGATTPQGLRRDQLIRLIREAGREPIERDTLYRPVTRTETTFTVAV
- a CDS encoding UbiA-like polyprenyltransferase, which translates into the protein MALLRSIGVTLEMIKWEHSVFALPFALLGAMLAGGGWPPGRTLAWIIVAMVAARSAAMAFNRLADAAFDAANPRTASRALPAGTLSRGFVAGFVVLACAVLVLAASQLNRLALMLSPVAVAVLLLYSYTKRFTRCSHMALGFALGMAPAAAWIAVRGSLDPRILLLTAAVTLWVAGFDILYACQDYDFDLRAGLYSIPKAFGIARALTIARALHVLMLALLGAVVFAFGLGIVAAAGVLVVALLLTYEHSLVAPNDLSRLNAAFFTMNGVISVVFLAFVAGDLLLRQG
- a CDS encoding cold-shock protein is translated as MKEKGTVKWFNATKGYGFIQRESGGDVFVHFSAIQADGYRTLNEGDAVEFEVQQGPKGLQAANVTRL